A single region of the Amphiura filiformis chromosome 7, Afil_fr2py, whole genome shotgun sequence genome encodes:
- the LOC140156604 gene encoding cationic amino acid transporter 4-like, with the protein MKVSFSFLRNLSRRKPIESGGKSELERCLTTTNLTVLGVGGMVGAGLYVLTGVVAKTTTGPSIIISFLIAGFVSLLSAICYAEFGCRIPKTGSAYIYTYVSVGEVWAFLIGWNLVLEYVVSAASVARAWSGYFDHLIDDKIRNFTIEYVLRGEVWDKPFIAEYPDIFGAVVLYIVVLVVACGASVSATATAVMLVVNCLVVAFVFVVGMIYADIDNWKVEGFAPYGFSGVIAGAATLFYAYVGFDIIAIAGEEALDQSKSIPRATYLTVAIATVMYLAVSVALTLMVPYTDISENSAFASAFAGHGIKWAQYVVGIGALCAMFTTLLGSLFCLPRSVYAMASDGILFASFARVNERTKVPVLACIVFGTVSAVLTIVFDIEALVEFLSIGVLMAYAIVSAAVIKVRYSPIGLALYALDTDTKDEQGSEFLDSKPKLEENGNSGEIKEPVPGSLKERHYHRFWFLAQYPPGQVVCICLMISVASQFVTILVASAAWEQLQEGTWWTVIIVIIGGCLAVVTFLPIPMHHQIDIKTGFKVPLSPWIPALSVLLNIILMLQLSFVTWIRFAIWVAVGLLIYGVYGYHHSVQGQLNQAEVGVTYRVLQPDESSEAFTGGLYGTIERQQPDRGESYEDIDDELNNVDDRHYAVGDTSKED; encoded by the exons ATGAAGGTTAGCTTTTCGTTTTTGAGGAACTTAAGCCGTCGAAAACCGATCGAAAGCGGAGGGAAATCAGAGCTTGAAAGATGTCTTACCACAACGAATCTCACTGTTCTCGGAGTCGGAGGAATGGTTGGTGCTGGTTTGTATGTACTAACAGGAGTAGTTGCAAAAACAACCACAGGTCCTTCGATCATCATCTCCTTCCTGATCGCTGGGTTTGTGTCCTTATTATCAGCAATATGCTATGCTGAATTTGGATGTCGGATACCAAAGACTGGATCTGCTTACATTTACACGTACGTTTCAGTTGGAGAAGTCTGGGCATTTTTGATAGGCTGGAATCTAGTATTAGAATACGTTGTTTCCGCGGCTTCTGTCGCACGAGCTTGGAGTGGATACTTTGATCATCTAATTGACGATAAAATACGCAATTTTACAATAGAATATGTGCTAAGAGGTGAAGTATGGGACAAACCCTTCATAGCAGAGTATCCAGATATATTTGGCGCAGTTGTGCTCTATATTGTTGTATTAGTTGTAGCGTGTGGTGCTTCAGTGTCTGCTACCGCTACTGCCGTTATGTTAGTCGTCAATTGTCTTGTTGTTGCCTTTGTTTTCGTAGTTGGAATGATCTACGCTGATATTGACAATTGGAAAGTAGAAGGGTTCGCGCCGTATGGTTTTAGCGGGGTAATAGCAGGTGCTGCAACTTTATTTTATGCATATGTAGGCTTTGACATCATAGCTATCGCAGGTGAAGAAGCTTTAGACCAGTCCAAAAGTATTCCACGTGCTACGTACCTGACTGTAGCCATTGCAACAGTAATGTATTTGGCAGTCTCAGTAGCGTTGACATTAATGGTTCCTTACACTGATATCTCAGAGAATTCGGCATTCGCGTCTGCTTTTGCTGGTCATGGTATCAAATGGGCACAGTACGTTGTAGGCATTGGAGCACTCTGTGCAATGTTCACCACTCTTCTAGGATCTCTTTTCTGCCTACCAAGATCGGTATATGCAATGGCAAGTGATGGCATTCTCTTTGCCTCATTTGCAAGGGTAAATGAACGCACAAAAGTACCTGTTCTTGCTTGTATTGTCTTCGGAACTGTATCAGCAGTGTTGACTATCGTATTTGACATTGAAGCACTAGTTGAATTCCTATCAATCGGGGTGCTTATGGCGTATGCCATAGTATCTGCTGCAGTCATAAAAGTACGATATAGTCCAATCGGCTTGGCCCTGTATGCACTGGATACAGATACCAAAGACGAACAAGGAAGTGAATTTCTTGACAGTAAACCAAAGTTGGAAGAAAACGGAAACTCTGGAGAGATTAAAGAACCAGTACCAGGATCATTAAAAGAACGGCATTACCACCGTTTTTGGTTTCTAGCACAATACCCACCAGGTCAAGTTGTGTGCATATGTCTCATGATAAGTGTAGCATCTCAGTTTGTTACCATCTTGGTGGCTAGTGCAGCCTGGGAGCAGTTGCAGGAAGGGACATGGTGGACGGTAATTATTGTCATCATCGGGGGTTGTTTGGCCGTAGTCACATTTCTACCGATACCAATGCACCATCAGATTGACATCAAGACAGGGTTTAAG GTGCCACTATCTCCATGGATACCAGCCTTGAGTGTTCTGTTGAATATCATTCTAATGCTTCAACTAAGCTTTGTAACGTGGATACGATTCGCAATATGGGTTGCTGTAG GTTTACTTATATACGGGGTATACGGATATCATCATAGCGTGCAAGGACAACTAAACCAGGCTGAAGTCGGAGTCACATATAGAGTCTTACAACCTGATGAATCTTCGGAAGCCTTCACTGGAGGTCTTTATGGCACCATCGAAAGACAACAACCTGACAGGGGTGAAAGTTATGAGGACATAGATGATGAATTAAATAATGTTGATGATCGGCATTATGCTGTAGGAGACACATCTAAGGAAGATTAA